One window of Nicotiana tomentosiformis chromosome 11, ASM39032v3, whole genome shotgun sequence genomic DNA carries:
- the LOC138902066 gene encoding uncharacterized protein encodes MFDETSDPKVHLRTYCDKLVGVVKDERIRMKLFMRSLTGDALSWYISQNQKKWVNWASMASDFMDQFKFNTKNAPDVFYIQNLKKKPMETFREYATRWRSVAAKVRPALEEEQMNKFFVRAQDPQYYERLMVIENYKFSDIIKLGERIEEGIKSGMVTNFKAL; translated from the coding sequence atgttcgacgaaACTAGTGATCCGAAAGTGCATCtaagaacatattgtgacaagttggtaggaGTTGTCAAAGATGAACGAATCcgtatgaagctgttcatgaggagcctcactggagatgctttatcttggtacatcagtcagaaccaaaagaagtgggttaattgggcaAGCATGGCATCCGATTTCATGGATCAATTCAAGTTCAACACAAAAAAtgcaccagacgttttctacattcaaaatctcaagaagaaaccaatGGAAACCTTCCGTgagtatgctactcgatggagGTCTGTAGCTGCGAAAGTAAGACctgcacttgaagaagaacagatgaataagttcttcgtcagagctcaagacccacaatactatgaaaggttgatggttattgaaaactaTAAGTTCTCTGACATTATCAAgctgggagagagaatagaagaagggatcaaaagcggaatggtgacgAATTTCAAAGCACTCTag